Proteins encoded within one genomic window of Drosophila willistoni isolate 14030-0811.24 chromosome XL unlocalized genomic scaffold, UCI_dwil_1.1 Seg141, whole genome shotgun sequence:
- the LOC6638074 gene encoding coronin-7 isoform X2: protein MAWRFKASKYKNAAPIVPKAEACVREICVGSYQTYGNNIAASAAFMAFNWEHTGSSVSVLPLDDCGRKSKTMPLLHGHTDTVTDLKFSPFHDGLLATASQDCLVKIWHIPEKGLEQSLSDPEAVFSHKQRRVETVGFHPTADGLMYSTAAGCVALFDLSVQKEIFSNNEHPEVIQSASWREDGTVLATSCKDKYVRIFDPRAAGSPIQMVAESHQSIKDSRVVWLGNQSRILTTGFDAARLRQVIIRDIRNFNQPEKTLELDCSTGILMPLFDPDTNMLFLAGKGDTTINYMEITDKDPYLTEGLRHTGEQTKGACLVPKRALKVMEAEVNRVLQLTSNMVIPIMYQVPRKTYRDFHADLYPETTGYKTALVASEWLNGTNQAVPKMNLDPAKREHGDEPIIIHRGNLGDFIRNLENQKSKRQQLPQQQQSEKPSTAAPNDNEQFVLFRKSQHQNFEEKNGNDSGHTNESKKDSMECSELIRKFEAKYKTDSEKDRGQELDGWLHKDKESPTEHEHSMGSSEEALSSGGMDNNSASSSNSPPKPMPRTSRNNSLPEVVGGGSVSAGEADNGTPRPRPRTTAAQAYKPRLGPKPFSSNTGDVSFDKVFAVPLAPGSHENISNVGQETESIVPPTNKPDIIVEIEIKKKHEHEPNPLSGNGVQKSLTTSERRKIFEQNSESSENSTEGEDRTDADLRRLSSARSSIAERRRLYESRSKSQVDEKAQSPVPLRREHSKGEPLKPNQQQQHQQQSQSNQIDTKRISVPEGKLLEEQHRQRGNGNVNSAGIKKSATEAAFSASASTKRTSTVFGKVSKFRHLKGTPGHKSTHIENLRNLSRQIPGECNGFHANNERVAVPLSGPGGKIAIFELSRPGRLADGVIPSLVNGSNIMDFQWDPFDPKRLAVACDDGIVKIWLINEDGLTEPTNTPAAELTAHLDKIYFIRFHPLAADVLLTASYDMTIKLWDLRTMSEKCSLNGHTDQIFDYAWSPCGRLGATVCKDGKIRVYNPRKLEAPIREGNGPVGTRGARISWALEGHYIVCTGFDKVSERQISVYNAQKLQAPLNTVSLDVSPSILIPFYDEDSSTLFVTGKGDSTIYCYEITDEEPYICPLSHHRCTSLHQGLSFLTKNHCDVASVEFSKAYRLTNTTIEPLSFTVPRIKSELFQDDLFPPTRITWNATVSSDEWFNFSDKTADKISLKPDGMDTLSSIQQVSVAAAKRPEPHSHFGQKSEYESSKQQEIQKSVSARMEYTTKLEQDDMEGVDENEWQE from the exons ATGGCCTGGCGCTTTAAGGCTTCCAAATATAAAAATGCCGCGCCCATTGTCCCCAAAGCGGAGGCGTGTGTCCGTGAGATTTGTGTGGGCAGCTACCAGACGTATGGTAATAACATTGCCGCCTCGGCAGCATTTATGGCCTTCAATTGGGAGCATACGGGATCCAGTGTCTCAGTGCTGCCGCTCGATGATTGCGGAAGAAAGAGTAAAACAATGCCGCTGCTTCATGGCCATACAGATACAGTGACAGATTTGAAATTCTCACCATTCCATGACGGTCTCTTGGCCACGGCATCACAGGATTGCTTGGTGAAAATCTGGCATATACCCGAAAAGGGCTTAGAGCAATCGCTTTCCGACCCGGAGGCAGTTTTTTCCCACAAACAGCGACGGGTTGAGACAGTCGGCTTTCATCCGACGGCCGATGGTTTAATGTATTCCACGGCTGCAGGATGTGTGGCACTCTTTGATCTGAGCGTGCAGAAGGAGATATTCT CGAACAATGAGCATCCGGAGGTCATACAATCGGCCAGTTGGCGGGAGGACGGTACTGTCCTGGCCACCAGTTGCAAGGACAAGTATGTACGCATCTTTGATCCACGTGCCGCCGGATCACCAATACAAATGGTTGCCGAATCGCATCAGAGTATCAAGGATTCCCGTGTTGTTTGGCTAGGCAATCAATCGCGCATCCTTACCACCGGTTTCGATGCAGCTCGACTGCGTCAGGTTATTATACGAGACATACGTAACTTTAATCAGCCCGAAAAGACGCTCGAGTTGGATTGCTCGACGGGTATATTGATGCCGCTGTTTGATCCCGATACGAATATGCTTTTTCTGGCGGGCAAAGGGGATACCACAATTAATTATATGGAAATAACCGATAAAGATCCCTATCTAACTGAAGGATTACGGCACACGGGCGAACAGACAAAAGGAGCTTGTCTGGTGCCAAAGCGGGCACTTAAAGTAATGGAGGCCGAAGTCAATCGTGTGCTTCAATTGACATCCAATATGGTTATTCCTATTATGTATCAAGTACCCAGAAAG ACCTATCGTGATTTTCATGCTGATCTTTATCCAGAGACTACTGGCTATAAAACTGCTTTAGTGGCCAGCGAATGGTTAAACGGCACCAATCAGGCAGTACCCAAGATGAATTTGGATCCCGCCAAGCGTGAGCATGGAGATGAGCCAATTATT ATACATCGCGGCAACTTAGGCGATTTCATTAGAAATTTGGAGAATCAAAAGTCCAAGCGACAACAGCTCCCGCAACAGCAGCAGTCAGAAAAGCCATCAACTGCTGCCCCCAATGACAATGAGCAGTTCGTTCTGTTTCGAAAATCTCAGCATCAAAACTTCGAGGAGAAGAATGGCAATGACAGTGGGCACACTAATGAATCGAAAAAGGATTCAATGGAGTGTAGTGAACTGATACGTAAATTTGAGGCCAAATATAAGACAGATTCGGAGAAGGATCGTGGCCAGGAATTAGATGGTTGGTTACACAAGGATAAGGAATCCCCGACAGAACATGAGCATTCAATGGGCAGCAGTGAGGAGGCTTTGTCATCAGGTGGCATGGATAACAATTCGGCCAGTAGCAGTAATTCACCGCCCAAACCCATGCCGCGCACATCGCGCAACAATTCGCTGCCCGAGGTGGTGGGTGGTGGTTCTGTCTCTGCTGGCGAAGCAGACAATGGAACGCCTCGCCCTAGACCAAGGACAACAGCGGCTCAAGCCTATAAG CCGCGACTTGGCCCGAAACCATTCTCAAGCAATACTGGCGATGTATCCTTTGACAAGGTGTTTGCCGTGCCACTGGCTCCCGGTTCACATGAGAATATCTCCAACGTGGGACAGGAAACCGAATCGATTGTGCCACCCACTAATAAGCCAGACATTATTGTGGAAATTGAGATTAAAA AGAAACATGAGCATGAGCCCAATCCTTTGTCTGGCAATGGAGTCCAAAAGTCGCTAACTACTTCGGAACGTCGCAAG ATCTTTGAGCAGAATTCTGAGTCATCGGAAAACTCCACTGAGGGGGAAGATCGTACAGATGCCGATTTAAGACGATTGTCATCGGCCAGGAGCAGCATTGCTGAACGACGTCGGCTCTACGAAAGCCGATCCAAAAGTCAGGTGGACGAGAAGGCTCAATCGCCGGTGCCATT ACGTCGTGAGCATTCCAAGGGTGAGCCCCTAAAAcccaatcaacagcaacaacatcagcagcagtcGCAAAGCAATCAAATTGACACGAAGCGAATTTCGGTGCCTGAGGGTAAATTGTTGGAGGAACAACACAGACAACGTGGCAATGGGAATGTAAATTCGGCTGGAATCAAGAAATCCGCTACTGAGGCTGCCTTCTCGGCATCCGCTTCCACCAAGCGTACCTCAACCGTCTTTGGCAAGGTATCCAAATTCCGGCATCTTAAGGGCACCCCCGGTCACAAATCCACACACATTGAGAATCTGCGTAATTTAAGTCGCCAGATTCCCGGTGAATGCAATGGCTTCCATGCTAACAATGAGCGTGTTGCTGTTCCACTCTCGGGGCCGGGTGGAAAAATagcaatttttgaattaaGTCGCCCGGGCCGATTGGCCGATGGTGTGATACCGTCTCTGGTCAATGGAAGCAACATTATGGATTTCCAATGGGATCCCTTTGATCCCAAACGCTTGGCCGTTGCCTGTGATGATGGCATTGTAAAAATCTGGCTAATTAACGAAGACGGACTAACCGAGCCGACTAATACCCCAGCAGCGGAATTAACCGCCCATCTGGACAAAATCTATTTCATACGTTTCCATCCGCTGGCTGCGGATGTCTTGCTAACAGCCAGCTATGACATGACCATAAAACTCTGGGACTTACGCACCATGAGCGAGAAATGTTCGCTAAATGGCCACACAGATCAGATATTTGATTATGCATGGTCGCCATGCGGACGTTTGGGGGCCACCGTCTGCAAGGATGGCAAAATCAGAGTTTACAATCCACGCAAATTGGAGGCGCCCATACGTGAGGGCAACGGACCAGTGGGCACACGTGGAGCCCGCATAAGCTGGGCACTTGAGGGGCATTACATTGTCTGCACAGGCTTCGATAA AGTCTCGGAACGACAGATTAGCGTGTACAATGCCCAAAAGTTACAGGCACCTTTGAACACAGTCAGTTTGGATGTATCACCATCGATTTTGATACCATTTTACGATGAGGATAGCTCCACATTGTTTGTCACCGGCAAGGGCGACTCGACGATCTATTGCTACGAGATAACCGATGAGGAGCCATATATTTGCCCGCTGTCGCATCATCGATGCACTTCACTGCATCAAGGTCTCAGTTTCCTGACCAAAAACCATTGCGATGTGGCAAGTGTAGAATTCTCTAAGGCCTATAGGCTAACCAATACCACTATTGAGCCTCTCAGTTTCACAGTGCCGCGCATCAAG aGTGAACTATTCCAAGATGACTTGTTCCCACCCACACGCATCACTTGGAATGCCACAGTGTCATCGGATGAATGGTTTAATTTCAGTGATAAAACAGCTGATAAAATCAGTCTCAAACCCGATGGCATGGACACGC tttcttCCATACAACAAG